Proteins encoded together in one Quercus lobata isolate SW786 chromosome 3, ValleyOak3.0 Primary Assembly, whole genome shotgun sequence window:
- the LOC115981916 gene encoding cytochrome P450 CYP82D47-like, which yields MANIFAFFLFLFFLLYLCISRRVQKSDSKRKVPPKAGSAWPLIGHLHLLGGSQPPHITLGNMADKYGPIFTIWLGVHRTLVVSSWEIAKECFTTNDKAFANRPKALALELLGYNYAMFGFSPYGPYWRQVRKMAMLEVLSNHRLETLKHIREAEVDNSIKEIFELLGKKNKVFVEMERWFGYTTLNMVSRMVVGKQFGGTTTKENEGNDEYRKAMREFFDLAGTFVVSDALPYLRWLDVGGYEKAMKKTAKKLDHMVGEWLEEHKQRKLCGGMKEPQDFMDVLLSIVTDEDEISSYDADTIIKATCLGLILAATDTTTVTLTWALSLLLNNREALKKAKQELDIQVGRERQVKESDVKNLEYLQAILKETMRLYPAGPLLVPHESLEDCTLAGYNIPIGTRLLVNVPKLHRDPSVWVNPTEFRPERFLTTHKDVDVKGQHFELIPFGSGRRMCPGISFALQVTQLTLATLLHTFEIATPSNEPVDMTEKVGLTNLKATPLEVSLTPCLAAQAYA from the exons ATGGCCAACATCTTCgccttttttctatttctcttctttcttttatacttaTGTATATCAAGAAGAGTTCAAAAATCTGATAGTAAAAGGAAAGTTCCACCGAAAGCTGGCAGTGCATGGCCTTTGATTGGCCATCTCCACCTATTAGGAGGGTCACAACCACCCCATATAACCTTGGGTAACATGGCTGACAAGTATGGACCAATCTTCACTATCTGGTTGGGTGTGCATCGAACTCTAGTAGTAAGCAGTTGGGAGATAGCTAAAGAATGTTTTACCACTAATGACAAAGCCTTTGCCAACCGTCCAAAAGCTCTAGCTCTAGAACTATTGGGCTACAACTATGCCATGTTTGGGTTTAGCCCTTACGGTCCTTATTGGCGCCAAGTGAGAAAGATGGCCATGCTGGAAGTCCTCTCAAACCACCGCCTTGAGACGCTCAAACACATTAGAGAGGCGGAGGTAGATAATTCTATAAAAGAGATATTTGAGctattgggtaaaaaaaacaaGGTGTTTGTGGAAATGGAAAGATGGTTTGGGTACACAACACTAAATATGGTATCTAGGATGGTTGTAGGTAAGCAATTTGGTGGGACTACAACTAAGGAAAATGAAGGGAATGATGAATATCGAAAGGCAATGAGAGAATTTTTCGATTTGGCTGGGACATTTGTTGTGTCAGATGCACTTCCTTATCTAAGGTGGTTGGACGTGGGAGGATATGAGAAAGCTATGAAGAAGACAGCAAAAAAATTGGATCATATGGTTGGAGAATGGCTAGAAGAACATAAGCAGAGGAAATTGTGCGGTGGGATGAAGGAACCCCAAGATTTTATGGATGTTTTGCTATCCATTGTCACTGACGAGGATGAGATTTCCAGTTATGATGCTGATACAATCATCAAAGCTACATGCTTG GGCCTTATCTTAGCGGCCACAGACACAACAACAGTAACATTGACATGGGCCCTCTCTTTACTTCTCAACAACCGTGAAGCTCTAAAGAAAGCTAAACAAGAATTAGACATCCAGGTTGGTAGAGAAAGGCAAGTGAAGGAATCAGATGTGAAAAATTTGGAGTATCTCCAAGCTATCCTTAAAGAAACAATGCGTTTATACCCAGCTGGACCACTCTTAGTGCCACACGAGTCCTTGGAAGACTGTACTTTGGCTGGCTATAACATCCCAATAGGTACACGACTTCTTGTTAATGTTCCAAAACTCCATCGAGACCCAAGTGTGTGGGTGAATCCAACTGAATTTCGACCTGAAAGATTCCTTACAACTCACAAGGATGTTGATGTTAAGGGCCAACATTTTGAGTTGATACCATTTGGCAGTGGTAGAAGAATGTGCCCTGGGATTTCATTTGCTCTACAAGTTACACAACTCACACTAGCTACCTTGTTGCACACTTTCGAAATTGCAACCCCATCTAATGAACCAGTGGACATGACTGAGAAAGTTGGACTTACCAACCTAAAAGCCACCCCATTAGAAGTCAGTCTTACTCCTTGCCTTGCAGCTCAAGCATATGCATAA
- the LOC115979863 gene encoding uncharacterized protein LOC115979863 yields the protein MVEVRDGNPTNCHEMFCMTLDLFYHLVDELKHYGYLKEGKGRVDVQEAVAIFLYTVGHNTRMRPVANRFQRSTETVDRKFRRVLQAVHTWGQYLIKLDPNVVGLPEHLRRNNKYDPWFERSIGATDGTHVSSRPSAIRL from the exons ATGGTTGAAGTGAGAGATGGCAATCCTACCAATTGTCATGAGATGTTCTGCATGACACTAGATCTATTCTATCACTTGGTTGATGAGTTGAAACATTATGGGTACTTGAAGGAAGGGAAGGGGCGTGTTGACGTGCAGGAGGCAGTGGCCATATTCTTGTACACTGTTGGCCATAATACTCGGATGCGGCCTGTGGCAAACAGATTTCAACGTTCCACTGAAACTGTGGATCGCAAATTCCGTAGGGTGTTGCAGGCTGTCCACACATGGGGCCAATATTTAATCAAGCTCGATCCGAATGTGGTAGGCCTTCCAGAGCATTTGCGGAGGAACAATAAGTATGACCCTTGGTTTGAG AGAAGCATAGGAGCTACTGACGGAACACATGTTAGTTCTCGGCCTTCAGCGATAAGACTCTAG
- the LOC115980924 gene encoding uncharacterized protein LOC115980924, translated as MAISEQWASYREDDVGKNSKAPIYDMLRVADTDKPCLHLVYEMWDSMIEKVKAAIYWHEGLEDDEYSSFWSVVYDMLINRWTKNCTPLHCLSHSLNPKYYSIEWLLENPKCISPHRDQEISMERSKCLDRYFEDKSKLKVVKFEFAAFSGGRFPSPDALTDRWDLLPLVWWQYHGFAFPTLESLTFKLLGQPCSSSCAERNWSTYKFIYSLKRNKMALACIEDLVYMHSNLRLLSRRNEEYVNTSTKMWDITGDSWNESEIHGEAGILENSTLTHDEPELETMVIRNANTSVTTSESEVRSEAIDLDDDDASVAVDAWKYMVDVDWRRLQMGG; from the exons ATGGCTATTAGTGAGCAATGGGCTTCTTATAGGGAGGATGATGTTGGAAAAAACTCTAAAG CACCTATTTATGATATGCTACGAGTAGCTGACACAGATAAGCCTTGTCTTCATCTTGTGTATGAGATGTGGGATTCAATGATAGAGAAGGTGAAGGCAGCAATATATTGGCACGAAGGCTTGGAAGATGATGAGTATAGCTCATTTTGGAGTGTGGTGTATGATATGCTCATTAATCGATGGACTAAAAATTGTACACCACTACATTGCTTATCTCATTCCTTAAATCCTAA GTATTACTCCATTGAATGGCTTTTGGAGAATCCAAAATGCATCTCTCCACATCGGGATCAAGAAATTTCTATGGAAAGGAGCAAGTGTTTGGATCGATACTTTGAAGATAAGAGTAAATTAAAGGTGGTGAAGTTTGAGTTTGCTGCATTTTCAGGAGGGAGGTTTCCTTCACCAGATGCCTTGACAGATAGGTGGGACTTACTACCTTTGGTTTGGTGGCAATACCATGGCTTCGCATTTCCAACTCTTGAATCCCTTACCTTTAAACTTCTTGGACAACCTTGTTCATCCTCATGTGCTGAGAGGAATTGGAGCACATACAAATTCATttattccttaaaaagaaacaaaatggctCTTGCATGCATTGAAGATTTGGTATATATGCATTCTAATCTTCGACTCTTGTCAAGGCGCAATGAGGAGTACGTAAATACATCAACAAAGATGTGGGATATTACAGGAGACTCTTGGAATGAGAGTGAGATACATGGAGAAGCTGGAATTCTTGAGAATTCAACCCTTACACATGATGAGCCAGAGTTGGAGACCATGGTTATTAGGAATGCTAACACTAGTGTTACTACTAGTGAAAGTGAAGTTCGAAGTGAAGCTATTGatcttgatgatgatgatgcta gtgTTGCAGTAGATGCTTGGAAGTATATGGTGGATGTGGATTGGCGTAGGTTGCAGATGGGAGGATAG
- the LOC115978726 gene encoding L10-interacting MYB domain-containing protein-like, producing the protein MAQETQDVDEKKWPPHIEHLFIDLMVDEQQKGNMEHGVFKAKVWLSITKTLNEQTGKGFTPKQVKDKHNRLRQKQRKWGQLLRHTGLGWDETTQTVTASDEVWANVIAGDNKAATLRKKWCPNYEKLKQLFAPNTAIGSLQISSNTPAPDSDEERVLEEELANEEREAHRI; encoded by the exons ATGGCACAAGAAACACAGGATGTTGACGAGAAAAAGTGGCCTCCCCACATTGAACATCTTTTCATTGACCTCATGGTCGATGAACAACAAAAGGGGAACATGGAACATGGTGTCTTTAAGGCCAAAGTTTGGTTATCAATTACGAAAACCCTAAATGAGCAAACTGGGAAGGGTTTCACCCCTAAGCAAGTGAAAGACAAGCATAATAGGCTTaggcaaaaacaaagaaagtggGGCCAGCTTTTGAGGCATACCGGGTTGGGGTGGGATGAGACAACCCAAACGGTGACTGCTTCTGATGAGGTGTGGGCTAACGTGATTGCG GGGGATAATAAGGCAGCTACATTACGGAAGAAATGGTGTCCTAATTACGAGAAGCTCAAGCAACTTTTTGCCCCTAATACTGCAATTGGTTCCCTTCAAATTTCCTCAAACACGCCAGCCCCAGATAGTGATGAAGAGCGTGTCCTGGAAGAGGAACTTGCCAATGAGGAACGTGAGGCACATCGTATCTAg